One genomic region from Osmerus mordax isolate fOsmMor3 chromosome 4, fOsmMor3.pri, whole genome shotgun sequence encodes:
- the LOC136942349 gene encoding LOW QUALITY PROTEIN: UPF0606 protein KIAA1549-like (The sequence of the model RefSeq protein was modified relative to this genomic sequence to represent the inferred CDS: deleted 1 base in 1 codon), with translation MESFILSKGWVVTPQTWSNSRCLVLELTVLVTLISAGTCFAAADGPSSAPAILKDFLEGSSSWTESPSALQVPHTKASEKSVHTTTTALLPLLGDAGVSQDRLSPSQDSEEVSSWDPLPIRPVPLSSPPLHPSQAAEGSMQPLEGLARQVRDVKLTGYGSNSTLPPSTTNRIPAPDQQLLHAKFSNSSTPTQSLSTNVGTISPHRPVPLSDQSTADRPPSNQHDQSDHVSPLAPPSLPTDESSSVYLDPRPSMEPSSRLLDLTQPSPSRESMMQQDSAQGTHLPLERPVMRLDPSFLPLLNPQTISSTSLVEPTLVPPDDFFPTNTMEVDWGSGDYPEPMSLLPGDHDSDSYTMVTTLPSDMFDLDDSEDTESYDTSFPSRVGVSPSSRHHLFISPSLTTAYSSSVRSTPPTALHPLSSSIPPSPQPSPTSSQPRLELTANPQSEESSGVDWSDAFTIEPTDVLLPDMNSQEYVTTQMTKDNSSSAEHRGNVTTSKVFSISSTPIMATSTLPVDPSHLPTASYEGTAEGADNYTWVEEGPSSDPTGFEPYDTTATDPPGVTVTPRSGNVSVVLLEPSVAPTPSVNHSIWDEGVPSGDWSSLVTPTPSVDLEISSLVQSVVPSVTQPSDDVTSSSSLTDILWYVSSTVSETIMPTSTPALSSSMAFSPSSVDMFQNITSAPTELSHNTTSVPPVTAVMADQGMTTSDGLVTAWTNDSLTTFNLTTATTSSPVPTTEAATTVAMTTKTSTTVTEASSPPTSTAKTTPPRPYLCEVTKPEYLVRVGFPSGATVGHAKLQVRDILKSQFNRSLELQVVQPPPRFVFRAVSGPVVYSAISVINALRQSGRHFLSLAPNWTIPDRQYQVHSVLQFVPSHIDVRVCNFSQRIEKGLTMAYAKVRRLAQESTNFTVQVVNITLGLSPLSQARQQREQVDITFAVSDAHGYVQGSEVSNLLRKLNMVEFSYYLGFPVLQIAEPVHYPELNTTLLLRSSWVRTVLLGVLEQGAEERAFQVKMERRLAQILEEVLGSARRTRRATSGGNNSVQMVRTARLVGPDQPLEMVYFVEGPSGERLPAVTTATMLNSLDVQRAAIVLGYRVQGILAQPVDKVSSPPSDNENTNLWIVIGVVVPLIVVTVIISILYWKLCRTDKLEFQPDAMTSVQQRQKVEGKALDNPPRLPPPLQQLQTPSVKGFDFAKLHLGQHSKDDLRVIQEPGPPPPPLPSKEAATPEGGEVPTPRSKNSSSFQAKVSRSARRRGRISPSDGDSVVSDRSSERESTEDNLRGVASPSDSKHTRRVPINVLNGPPPLNGHANEQLSSASIFEHVDRMSRPPDGTRRPTNKIQLIAMQPMPLPPLQGPMTNGKVPDRNVMNKEIQVALRHKSEIEHHRNKIRLRAKRKGHYDFPVMEDMVGGPDPDQDRLYHKAQQQIDKILDPDIHIPSFFTEHSKSGRGKRSPKQRKKLNGGLSDADKDRLISNDSDGTYRKYPGVSNVAYVLDPDQVPEPRSPSPLDDVFLGSTTSPPGHAPPPPPYMPPQPTIEEARQQMHSLLDDAFALVSPTSQGSPSGITLPGGGLSTNAPSSSPPARGPRPWPPSYPGLGPYSGRYADLGLSPPSVQGLLQRQGLGSGYLPPGDAAGPGEGLPPDSLYTSRAMHPDDLPSSARPRPVGGSAGAQLHHLTQVGLSSRINGYAGGSRPPPGQNGGPGWSPYEEDFPRLGPSRDATSRSGPSAPLAHPDPSGLGYPPSSAAEHSSPPNHSSASLIKAIREELLRLSQKQAAVSSYHS, from the exons ATGGAGAGCTTCATCTTGTCTAAAGGTTGGGTGGTGACGCCCCAAACCTGGAGTAATAGCAGGTGTCTGGTTCTAGAGCTGACAGTGCTGGTTACATTGATCAGTGCTGGCACATGTTTTGCAGCAG cAGATGGGCCTTCATCGGCTCCTGCCATATTGAAAGACTTTCTTGAGGGATCATCAAGCTGGACAGAATCACCTTCAGCCTTACAAGTTCCACACACAAAGGCCTCTGAAAAGTCAGTCCACACCACTACCACCGCACTTCTTCCCTTACTGGGAGATGCTGGGGTCTCCCAGGATCGCCTTTCCCCCTCTCAAGACTCTGAAGAAGTGTCATCTTGGGACCCCCTCCCCATCAGGcctgtgcctctctcctctccccctctacacCCCTCACAGGCAGCCGAGGGGTCCATGCAACCATTGGAAGGCCTTGCTAGACAGGTCAGGGATGTGAAGCTGACTGGCTATGGGTCcaactccaccctgcctccctccactaCAAACCGTATTCCTGCCCCAGATCAGCAGCTTCTACACGCAAAGTTCAGCAACTCATCCACTCCCACCCAGAGTCTTTCCACCAACGTTGGGACCATATCTCCACACCGTCCTGTCCCACTCTCTGACCAGAGCACTGCCGACCGACCACCCAGCAACCAGCACGACCAATCAGATCATGTCAGTCCGCTTGCACCCCCCAGCTTACCCACTGACGAGTCCAGCTCAGTCTATCTGGATCCCAGGCCCTCCATGGAGCCATCCAGCAGACTACTTGACCTTACCCAGCCGAGCCCCAGCAGGGAGTCCATGATGCAGCAGGACTCTGCCCAGGGCACCCACCTGCCGCTGGAGCGCCCTGTCATGAGGCTGGACCCCAGCTTCCTGCCTCTACTCAACCCCCAAACcatctcttccacctccttGGTTGAGCCCACCCTGGTCCCCCCGGATGACTTTTTCCCCACCAACACCATGGAGGTAGACTGGGGGTCCGGGGATTACCCGGAACCAATGTCCTTACTGCCTGGAGACCATGACAGTGATAGCTACACCATGGTGACAACCCTGCCCTCAGACATGTTTGACTTGGATGACTCTGAAGACACGGAGAGCTACGACACCTCTTTCCCTTCCAGGGTGGGCGTGTCCCCGTCCTCCAGGCACCACCTGTTTATTTCCCCCAGTCTGACCACAGCCTACAGCTCCAGCGTGAGGAGTACCCCTCCTACCGCCCTCCATCCCCTGtcgtcctccatccctccatccccccaaccctcccccacaTCCAGTCAGCCCAGGCTGGAGCTCACGGCAAACCCCCAGAGCGAGGAAAGCTCAGGTGTCGACTGGTCGGACGCCTTCACCATCGAACCCACAGACGTGCTCCTGCCGGACATGAACAGTCAGGAGTACGTCACCACCCAGATGACCAAGGACAACTCCAGCTCAGCTGAACACAGGGGCAACGTGACCACGTCCAAGGTCTTCTCCATCAGTTCCACTCCTATTATGGCCACCAGCACCTTACCCGTGGACCCCAGCCATCTGCCGACGGCGTCCTATGAGGGAACAGCAGAAGGAGCCGATAACTACACCTGGGTCGAGGAAGGGCCATCCAGTGACCCCACAGGGTTCGAGCCTTATGACACCACCGCAACAGACCCCCCAGGGGTCACAGTGACGCCCCGGTCGGGGAACGTTTCCGTGGTGCTTCTGGAACCTTCTGTAGCTCCGACCCCCTCGGTGAATCACTCCATCTGGGATGAGGGGGTGCCCTCGGGTGATTGGTCTAGCCTCGTGACCCCAACTCCGTCGGTGGACCTGGAAATCAGCTCGCTCGTACAGTCTGTTGTGCCCAGTGTTACGCAGCCCTCTGATGATGtcacatcctcttcctctctgacaGACATCCTGTGGTATGTCTCTTCAACCGTGTCAGAGACTATCATGCCCACCTCCACTcctgccctgtcctcctctATGGCATTCAGTCCATCCTCTGTAGACATGTTCCAAAACATCACCTCAGCACCCACCGAGCTATCCCACAACACCACGTCCGTGCCCCCGGTGACAGCTGTCATGGCCGACCAGGGCATGACAACATCCGATGGCCTTGTCACAGCTTGGACCAACGACAGCCTGACTACTTTTAACCTAACCACGGCTACCACCTCATCGCCTGTGCCTACCACTGAGGCTGCTACTACTGTTGCTATGACTACTAAGACGAGCACGACCGTCACCGAGGCCTCGAGCCCCCCGACCTCCACCGCCAAGACCACGCCCCCACGGCCGTACCTCTGTGAGGTCACCAAGCCGGAGTACCTCGTCAGGGTTG GCTTTCCATCTGGGGCCACAGTGGGCCATGCCAAACTGCAGGTGAGAGATATCCTGAAGAGCCAGTTCAACAGATCCCTGGAGCTGCAG gtggtccAACCCCCTCCCAGGTTTGTGTTCCGGGCGGTGTCAGGCCCAGTCGTCTACTCAGCGATATCTGTCATCAACGCTCTGCGCCAGTCTGGCCgccacttcctctcccttgcACCCAATTGGACCATACCAGACCGCCAGTACCAGGTCCACTCTG TGTTGCAGTTTGTGCCCAGCCACAtagacgtgcgtgtgtgcaacTTCAGCCAGCGCATCGAGAAAGGCCTGACCATGGCCTACGCCAAGGTCCGCCGCCTCGCACAGGAgtccaccaacttcaccgtgcag GTGGTGAACATCACGCTGGGCCTGagccctctctctcaggcccGTCAGCAGAGGGAGCAGGTGGACATCACCTTCGCAGTGAGCGACGCCCATGGCTACGTGCAAGGGTCGGAGGTCAGCAACCTCCTCCGGAAGCTCAACATGGTGGAGTTCAGCTACTACCTGGGCTTCCCTGTGCTGCAGATAGCAGAGC CTGTCCACTACCCAGAGTTGAACACCACCCTTCTGCTTCGCTCCTCCTGGGTTAGAACAG tgctcctgggtgtgctggagcagggtgcGGAGGAGAGGGCCTTCCAGGTGAAGATGGAGCGTCGCCTGGCCCAGATactggaggaggtgctggggtcCGCCAGGCGCACAAGAAGAGCCACCAGCGGAGGAAACAACAGTGTCCAG ATGGTGCGGACAGCCAGGCTGGTGGGTCCAGACCAACCTCTAGAGATGGTCTACTTTGTGGAGGGTCCCAGCGGAGAGAGGCTGCCTGCTGTCACCACGGCAACCATGCTGAACAGCCTGGACGTCCAGAGGGCAGCCATCGTCCTGGGTTACCGTGTGCAGGGCATCCTGGCACAAC ctGTGGATAaagtgtcctcccctccctcggaCAACGAGAACACCAACCTGTGGATCGTCATCGGCGTGGTGGTGCCTCTCATCGTGGTCACCGTCATCATCTCCATCCTCTACTGGAAGCTCTGCCGCACAGACAAGCTGGAGTTCCAGCCGGACGCCATGACCAGTGTCCAGCAGAGACAGAAG GTTGAAGGGAAAGCTCTTGACAACCCCCctcgcctg cccccccccctccagcagctGCAGACGCCCAGCGTGAAGGGCTTCGACTTCGCCAAGCTCCACCTGGGCCAGCACAGCAAGGACGACCTCAGGGTGATCCAGGAGCCCGGCCCgccgcccccgcccctcccctccaaggAGGCCGCCACCCCCGAGGGCGGCGAAGTCCCCACCCCCAGGTCCAAgaactcctcctccttccaagCCAAGGTGTCCCGCAGCGCCCGCAGACGAGGGAG GATCTCCCCGTCGGACGGTGACTCTGTGGTAAGcgaccgctccagtgagagggAGTCGACCGAAGACAACCTGAGAGGCGTGGCCTCGCCCAGCGACAGCAAACACACCCGCAGGGTCCCCATCAATGTTTTAAATG gtcctcctcctctgaacGGCCACGCAAACGAGCAGCTCTCCTCAGCGTCCATCTTTGAACATGTAGACCGGATGTCCCGCCCCCCCGACGGCACCCGGAGGCCGACCAACAAGATCCAGCTCATCGCCATGCAGCCCATGCCCCTCCCGCCCCTCCAGGGCCCCATGACCAATGGCAAAGTGCCGGACCGCAACGTCATGAACAAGGAG ATCCAGGTGGCGTTGAGGCACAAGTCAGAGATAGAACACCACCGTAATAAGATCCGCCTGCGGGCCAAGAGGAAGGGCCACTATGACTTCCCCGTCATGGAGGACATGGTGGGCGGGCCCGACCCGGACCAGGACCGCCTCTACCACAAGGCCCAGCAGCAGATCGACAAGATCCTGGACCCAGACATACACATCCCCTCGTTCTTCACCGAGCACAGTAAAAG TGGGCGGGGGAAACGCTCTCCCAAGCAGAGGAAGAAGCTGAACGGGGGCCTCTCGGACGCAGACAAGGACCGCCTCATCTCCAACGACAGCGACGGAACCTACCGGAAATACCCTGGAGTCAGCAATGTAGCCTATGTG TTGGACCCTGACCAGGTCCCGGAGCCcagaagcccctcccctctggacGACGTGTTCCTGGGCTCCACCACGTCCCCCCCGGGtcacgccccccctcccccaccctacaTGCCCCCCCAGCCTACTATCGAGGAGGCGCGGCAGCAGATGCACTCCCTCCTGGACGATGCCTTCGCCCtggtctcccccacctcccaggGGAGCCCCTCTGGCATCACCCtcccggggggggggctcaGCACCAAcgcccccagctccagcccaccCGCCCGTGGCCCCCGGCCCTGGCCCCCCTCCTACCCAGGCCTCGGCCCCTACTCTGGG aGGTACGCTGACCTAGGGCTGTCCCCTCCATCAGTCCAAGGCCTGCTACAGAG gcagGGTCTGGGATCCGGCTACCTCCCCCCAGGTGATGCTGCAGGCCCAGGAGAGGGCCTGCCGccagacagcctgtacaccagtAGGGCCATGCACCCTGATGACCTGCCCTCCTCCGCCAGGCCTCGGCCTGTCGGGGGCTCCGCAG gtgCCCAGCTCCATCACCTCACCCAGGTGGGTCTGTCCAGCCGGATCAACGGCTACGCAGGGGGCAGCAGGCCCCCCCCGGGGCAGAACGGAGGCCCGGGCTGGAGCCCCTATGAGGAGGACTTCCCCAGGCTCGGACCCTCCAGGGATGCC ACCTCCAGGTCAGGGCCCTCGGCCCCCCTGGCCCACCCGGACCCGTCCGGGCTGggttaccccccctcctctgccgcGGAGCATtcctccccccccaaccactcctccgcctccctcatCAAGGCCATCAGGGAGGAGTTGCTGCGGCTCTCCCAGAAACAGGCTGCCGTGTCCAGCTACCACAGCTga
- the LOC136942502 gene encoding HMG box-containing protein 1-like, producing the protein MDDSFDQLKCNKNHPQPSIEGPMEYDDLPELQEVEEDQVSPVLFQVGAGLSHQDLTSSPHTNWLAELANIATSPQSPLLKDSPHSPLLKDSPHKRSSPVRIIATSNSLHSYARPPLASSAPNPSRGHLRERSRRVRASSESESGIFSMSSFSDDEDMGWSHSWPSTAWHCFLKGTRLRFHRGPNVEWQEAEDLVDSEDESDDERMMPSYSRKSYGCEGLKLVAHEETVFFGQAVLKLTFDPGSPEEGLLTAECRLGHPYFVKNKGWSSFYPSLTVVHYGIPCYEMQVGDLCLPPGHRDAINCDDSVVFDTFRSYDFTPLDSSAVYVLSSMARQRRTSQSSGGAASPDCDKLGQDLEVPGSSNSSSSKSNKSLSSGTTGGPTPVKCKRPMNAFMLFAKKYRVEYTQMYPGKDNRAISVILGDKWKKMKNEERRMYTMEAKALAEEQKRLNPDCWKRKRTNSGSQQT; encoded by the exons ATGGACGATTCCTTTGATCAATTGAAGTGCAACAAAAACCACCCACAGCCCTCTATTGAAGGTCCAATGGAGTATG ACGACCTGCCAGAactgcaggaggtggaggaggaccagGTGTCTCCGGTgctgtttcaggttggagccgGTCTGTCACACCAGGACCTCACCAGCTCCCCTCACACAAACTGGCTTGCTGAGCTAGCCAACATCGCCACCAGTCCCCAGAGCCCCCTGCTGAAGGacagcccccacagccccctgCTGAAGGACAGCCCCCACAAGAG ATCATCTCCCGTCCGCATCATTGCCACCAGTAATAGTTTACATTCCTATGCCCGGCCCCCACTAGCGAGTAGTGCACCCAACCCCTCTAGGGGCCACCTCAGGGAGCGCAGCAGGCGTGTCAGG GCCAGCAGCGAGTCAGAGTCTGGGATTTTCTCGATGTCTTCGTTTTCAGATGATGAGGACATGGGGTGGTCTCATTCCTGGCCTTCAACAGCCTGGCATTGTTTCTTGAAGG GTACGCGCCTGCGCTTCCACAGGGGCCCCAACGTGGAGTGGCAGGAAGCCGAAGACCTTGTGGATTCTGAGGATGAGTCCGATGATGAAAGGATGATGCCATCCTACTCCCGCAAG AGCTACGGCTGTGAAGGTCTGAAGTTAGTGGCCCATGAGGAAACCGTGTTTTTTGGCCAGGCCGTTCTCAAACTAACCTTTGACCCTGGTTCACCAGAAGAGGGTCTTTTAACAGCTGAGTGCAGACTGGGTCATCCTTATTTTGTGAAAAACAAAG gGTGGTCCTCGTTTTATCCAAGCCTTACAGTGGTGCATTATGGGATCCCCTGCTACGAGATGCAGGTCGGCGACCTGTGTCTACCTCCGGGTCACCGTGACGCCATCAACTGTGACGACTCTGTTGTCTTTGATACCTTCAGGAG TTATGACTTCACCCCGTTGGACTCGTCAGCTGTCTATGTCCTTAGCAGCATGGCCCGCCAGCGCAGGACATCCCAGTCCAGTGGGGGCGCTGCCAGTCCAGACTGTGACAAACTAGGACAGGATCTCGAGGTCCCTggctcctccaactcctccagcAGCAAATCAAACAAGAGCCTTTCCTCAGGGACAACTGGTGGGCCCACACCCGTCAAATGCAAGCGGCCAATGAACGCCTTCATGCTCTTTGCCAAGAAGTATAGAGTGGAATACACCCAGATGTACCCCGGAAAGGATAACAG AGCCATCAGCGTGATCCTGGGGGACAAGTGGAAGAAGATGaagaatgaggagaggaggatgtacACCATGGAGGCCAAGGCTCTGGCCGAGGAGCAGAAACGGCTGAACCCAGACTGCTGGAAACGCAAGAGAACCAACTCA gGCTCCCAGCAGACTTAG